The following proteins come from a genomic window of Pyxidicoccus sp. MSG2:
- a CDS encoding FmdB family zinc ribbon protein produces MPIYEYACQSCGKTIDVLQKISDPTPAACTACGAEGSLSKVVSRSSFVLKGGGWYSDLYSSTKKDGGSSSSGSSGSSSSSSSSGSSASSSDSSSSSSSSSSASSTPAPAPAAASGDKK; encoded by the coding sequence ATGCCCATCTACGAATACGCCTGCCAGAGCTGTGGAAAGACCATCGACGTGCTGCAGAAGATCTCGGACCCGACCCCGGCCGCGTGCACCGCGTGCGGCGCCGAGGGCTCCCTGTCCAAGGTCGTCAGCCGCTCCAGCTTCGTCCTGAAGGGCGGCGGCTGGTACTCGGACCTGTACAGCTCCACCAAGAAGGACGGCGGCTCGTCGTCGAGCGGCTCTTCGGGCAGCTCCTCCTCCAGCTCCTCGTCGGGCAGCAGCGCGTCGTCGAGCGACTCCTCGTCGTCTTCGTCGTCTTCGTCGTCCGCGAGCAGCACCCCGGCGCCCGCGCCCGCGGCGGCCTCCGGCGACAAGAAGTAG
- a CDS encoding Fur family transcriptional regulator, giving the protein MSHSHHSHEQDESKDEVLARYMAQHGLKSTRQRSLIIDTFFAVGGHLSVEELWNKVREQDTKVSVATVYRTMKLLNECGLAHARNFGDGQTRYEAAAGREHHDHLICTRCGTIVEFENDRIEAMQDAVARKHGFKVTSHKMELYGLCKDCQRAAGVAPTTAA; this is encoded by the coding sequence ATGAGCCACAGCCACCACAGCCATGAGCAGGATGAGTCGAAGGATGAAGTGCTCGCCCGCTACATGGCGCAGCACGGGCTGAAGAGCACCCGGCAGCGCAGCCTCATCATCGACACCTTCTTCGCCGTCGGTGGCCACCTGTCGGTGGAGGAGCTGTGGAACAAGGTGCGCGAGCAGGACACGAAGGTGTCCGTGGCCACCGTGTACCGCACCATGAAGCTGCTCAACGAGTGCGGCCTGGCCCACGCGCGCAACTTCGGCGACGGGCAGACGCGCTACGAGGCGGCGGCAGGCCGTGAGCACCACGACCACCTCATCTGCACCCGGTGCGGCACCATCGTCGAGTTCGAGAACGACCGCATCGAGGCGATGCAGGACGCGGTGGCGCGCAAGCACGGCTTCAAGGTGACGTCGCACAAGATGGAGCTGTACGGGCTGTGCAAGGACTGCCAGCGCGCCGCGGGCGTGGCTCCGACGACGGCGGCATGA
- a CDS encoding TlpA family protein disulfide reductase translates to MKTAARVRVCAALLVLMLAGCRGSRPVDAGPAFLYALALPSVGPTRHDARGLSGKVVLVSFFATWCFPCLAEMPTLEALQKDYGAKGFQVVSVGMDLEGEKVLQPFADHYALRYPVLVANDTLREGQTAFGHIRALPTTVLLDRRGRAVAGWQGVEGHADVAKAIEKLLAEE, encoded by the coding sequence ATGAAGACGGCCGCGCGAGTCCGGGTGTGCGCGGCCCTGCTGGTGCTGATGTTGGCCGGCTGCCGCGGCTCGAGGCCGGTGGATGCGGGGCCCGCCTTCCTGTACGCGCTGGCCCTCCCGTCGGTGGGGCCCACGCGGCACGATGCGCGCGGCCTGAGCGGCAAGGTGGTGCTCGTCTCCTTCTTCGCGACCTGGTGCTTCCCGTGCCTCGCGGAGATGCCCACGCTGGAGGCCCTGCAGAAGGACTACGGCGCGAAGGGCTTCCAGGTGGTGTCGGTGGGCATGGACCTGGAGGGCGAGAAGGTGCTCCAGCCCTTCGCGGACCACTACGCGCTCCGCTACCCGGTCCTGGTGGCGAACGACACCCTGCGAGAGGGCCAGACGGCGTTCGGCCACATCCGCGCGCTGCCCACCACCGTGCTGTTGGATCGCCGGGGCCGTGCCGTGGCCGGGTGGCAGGGCGTGGAAGGCCACGCGGACGTGGCAAAGGCCATCGAGAAGCTGCTCGCCGAGGAGTGA
- a CDS encoding penicillin acylase family protein has protein sequence MNPIPASKRGARLAPLALLLLATACDTGSPEAAAHAPSLPAVKLAATGGLSATVRRTSHGIPHVLAQDYAGLGYGYGYAFAQDNLCELAQVVVTVSAQRSRYFGPDATYPATLVGDIPNLKSDFFYQSINDAGTVEALVAQAPPRGPSVEMRELVRGYVAGYNRYLRETGVDALPDPRCRGAAWVRPLTELDLFRRYYQLSLLASSGAFLTSIVDAQPPGPLPDGALPVPLTLPDVLPAGAIPKATDLGMGSNAIGLGREGTRNGNGMVLGNPHFPWEGSERFYQVHLTLPGQLDVSGASLLGVPAVLIGHNAHVAWSHTVSTGFRFTPYELKLVPGSPTTYLYNGQLQQMTPRPTTVLARKADGTLEPRTHTFYWTRFGPMFDYPAGYMTWNALTGYAFRDVNATNFRVLDQFLAMNRAGSVDALRQAQDYWQGIPWVNTVAADDQGRAFYADSAVVPHVTDEMVARCVLSPVALLVYQSAGLPVLDGTRADCEWGSDADAVEPGMFGPGRMPHLVRQDYVTNSNDSYWLSNPAQPLTGYDRIIGAENTARSLRTRVGLKMVQGRLAGTDGLEGQRFTLDQLQTVAFNNWNFSGELLRDSAVAMCRRNPFILAKDGRLVDVRAACPVLEKWNLRGDLDSAGGLLWRQFISRIVPVTGGPYLVPFLPTDPVNTPRGLNTLHPQVVQALGGAVQVMQARGLPLDVTLGAVQRVHRNEARIPYHGCGDPEGCFNAMGGRLLPDYTYVPFLGTSFVMAVSFTDTGPVGRSVLAYSQSSSPASPYFADQTWLFSRKQWVDMRFTEADIASDPELSVTLLQE, from the coding sequence ATGAACCCCATCCCTGCTTCGAAACGAGGCGCCCGCCTGGCGCCGTTGGCCCTGCTGTTGCTAGCCACGGCCTGTGACACCGGGAGCCCCGAGGCCGCCGCGCACGCCCCGTCCCTGCCCGCGGTGAAGCTGGCCGCGACGGGTGGGCTCTCCGCCACGGTCCGCAGGACGTCGCACGGCATTCCCCACGTGCTGGCCCAGGACTACGCCGGCCTCGGCTACGGGTACGGCTACGCCTTCGCACAGGACAACCTCTGCGAACTGGCGCAGGTCGTCGTCACCGTCAGCGCGCAGCGCTCCCGGTACTTCGGGCCGGACGCGACGTACCCCGCCACGCTGGTCGGCGACATCCCCAACCTCAAGAGCGACTTCTTCTACCAGTCCATCAACGACGCGGGCACGGTGGAGGCACTGGTGGCCCAGGCGCCGCCGCGTGGCCCGTCGGTGGAGATGCGCGAGCTGGTCCGGGGCTATGTCGCCGGCTACAACCGCTACCTGCGCGAGACGGGTGTCGACGCGCTACCGGACCCGAGGTGCCGGGGCGCGGCCTGGGTCCGTCCCCTCACCGAGCTGGACCTCTTCCGGCGCTACTACCAGCTCAGCCTGCTGGCCAGCTCCGGCGCGTTCCTCACGTCCATCGTCGACGCGCAGCCGCCCGGGCCACTGCCGGATGGCGCTCTACCCGTGCCCCTCACCCTGCCCGACGTGCTCCCCGCCGGCGCGATTCCGAAGGCGACGGACCTGGGCATGGGCAGCAACGCCATCGGCCTGGGCCGCGAGGGCACCCGCAACGGCAACGGCATGGTGCTGGGCAACCCCCACTTCCCGTGGGAGGGCTCCGAGCGCTTCTACCAGGTCCACCTCACGCTGCCGGGACAGCTCGACGTGAGCGGGGCCAGCCTGCTCGGGGTGCCGGCGGTGCTCATCGGCCACAACGCGCACGTGGCGTGGAGCCATACGGTGTCCACGGGCTTCCGCTTCACCCCGTACGAGCTGAAGCTCGTGCCGGGCAGCCCGACGACGTACCTCTACAATGGCCAGCTCCAGCAGATGACGCCGCGCCCCACCACCGTGCTCGCGCGCAAGGCGGACGGGACGCTGGAGCCGCGGACGCACACGTTCTACTGGACGCGCTTCGGGCCGATGTTCGACTACCCGGCCGGGTACATGACGTGGAACGCGCTCACCGGCTACGCGTTCCGCGACGTCAATGCGACGAACTTCCGCGTGTTGGATCAGTTCCTCGCCATGAACAGGGCCGGCAGCGTGGACGCGCTGCGGCAGGCACAGGACTACTGGCAGGGCATCCCCTGGGTGAACACGGTGGCGGCGGACGACCAGGGCCGTGCGTTCTACGCGGACTCCGCCGTCGTCCCGCACGTCACGGATGAAATGGTGGCGCGCTGCGTGCTCTCCCCGGTGGCGCTGCTCGTGTACCAGTCCGCAGGGCTCCCGGTGCTGGACGGCACCCGCGCGGACTGCGAGTGGGGCTCGGACGCGGACGCGGTGGAGCCGGGCATGTTCGGCCCCGGCCGGATGCCGCACCTGGTGCGCCAGGACTATGTGACGAACTCCAACGACAGCTACTGGCTGTCCAACCCGGCGCAGCCGCTCACGGGGTATGACCGCATCATCGGCGCCGAGAACACCGCGCGCAGCCTGCGCACCCGCGTGGGGCTGAAGATGGTGCAGGGGCGCCTGGCCGGCACGGACGGGCTGGAGGGCCAGCGCTTCACGCTGGACCAGCTCCAGACGGTGGCCTTCAACAACTGGAACTTCTCGGGCGAGCTGCTGCGCGACAGCGCCGTGGCCATGTGCCGCCGCAACCCGTTCATCCTCGCGAAGGACGGGCGACTGGTGGACGTGCGCGCGGCGTGCCCGGTGCTGGAGAAGTGGAACCTGCGCGGTGACCTGGACAGCGCGGGCGGCCTGCTGTGGCGCCAGTTCATCTCCCGCATCGTGCCCGTGACGGGCGGCCCGTACCTCGTGCCCTTCCTGCCCACGGACCCGGTGAACACCCCGCGCGGCCTCAACACCCTGCACCCGCAGGTGGTGCAGGCGCTGGGCGGCGCGGTGCAGGTGATGCAAGCTCGCGGGCTCCCCCTGGACGTGACGCTCGGCGCGGTGCAGCGCGTGCACCGGAACGAGGCGCGCATTCCGTACCACGGCTGCGGTGACCCGGAGGGTTGCTTCAACGCGATGGGCGGCCGGCTCCTGCCGGACTACACCTACGTGCCCTTCCTCGGCACCAGCTTCGTGATGGCGGTGTCCTTCACGGACACCGGCCCGGTGGGCCGCTCCGTGCTGGCCTACTCGCAGTCCAGCAGCCCGGCCTCGCCGTACTTCGCGGACCAGACGTGGCTGTTCTCCCGCAAGCAGTGGGTGGACATGCGCTTCACCGAGGCGGACATCGCCAGCGACCCGGAGCTCTCCGTGACGCTGTTGCAGGAGTAG
- a CDS encoding FtsB family cell division protein, which translates to MTARQKFLVVAVGVAGALSLLSVADAKGFRRYMSLRQDVDSLHERNRSLAEQNEALREEINALRKDPSALERSVREELGYVKPGEMVFHLESP; encoded by the coding sequence ATGACGGCGAGGCAAAAGTTCCTGGTGGTGGCGGTGGGTGTGGCGGGGGCCTTGAGCCTGCTGTCGGTGGCGGACGCCAAGGGCTTCCGCCGCTACATGTCGCTGCGCCAGGACGTCGACTCGCTGCACGAGCGCAACCGCAGCCTGGCCGAGCAGAACGAGGCCCTGCGGGAGGAAATCAACGCCCTGCGCAAGGACCCGTCCGCCCTGGAGCGGTCCGTGCGCGAGGAGCTCGGCTACGTGAAGCCGGGCGAGATGGTCTTCCACCTGGAGTCCCCATGA
- a CDS encoding diguanylate cyclase: MTSLTAFPSPGRLLRHAVRAIPAAAALATFIHLARGGFRGLHTLEWTEAALVGFLLVGIALAAWRRAMRGAVGAVIDLRDDLDLGGGLIAAAFIVVAIGGGELFPIVYLLMAFLVAFLPRNAGLTLLGVALVFDALVTLAGHVPNWSGFATHAAFLALFSGLYHLVLAARMAAARRAESDAVQKRIREVEERARTFRLVSSGTQDSFSGMSSDEKWLVASVKEIEGAVHAALEIAETGLRTHTCAAFLLTSDDRSLKLYDCRSGSERVQRERFSAGEGIIGGVLKRRAPVRMNSPQGLKGVTHYEGSAPTVQALLAVPILEGSGLVRGVLVADRVANEPFSDQDEKLLSIIAGEVLRSIEVERVMSYIRKTRDEKDRFFRAIEELNRAGSPDQVFVAVLESTRHLAGLDFCAVTLVSEVDGKRMHRVVRMSGVTAQGQALEGQSFPDNNGLVANVVRYGAPLPGRDIKAMDRQIIFDDETQIRGLGALKIFPLVAGDRILGTLVAGSRKKAAFEQDVLRMIEVIAIQAAQAVLRAQLYEQMERMATTDGLTGLFNHRTFQTKADEILAQARRYQRKCSVVLTDVDHFKSVNDTYGHPTGDQVLKGVARIIKSLARDTDIVARYGGEEFVIVMPETDAKGAYTISERIREAVKAEVFQTEMGPLKITMSLGIATFPDNGMEKQQLIDLADQCLYHSKRNGRNQSVTVAQMQGGRKLQVADAS, encoded by the coding sequence ATGACGTCGCTGACCGCGTTTCCGTCTCCCGGAAGGTTGCTGCGTCACGCCGTGAGGGCCATCCCCGCGGCCGCGGCGCTCGCCACGTTCATCCACCTGGCGCGCGGAGGCTTTCGCGGGCTCCACACGCTGGAGTGGACCGAGGCGGCCCTGGTGGGCTTCCTCCTGGTGGGCATTGCCCTGGCCGCGTGGCGCCGTGCCATGCGTGGCGCCGTGGGCGCCGTCATCGACCTGCGCGACGACCTGGACCTGGGCGGCGGGCTCATCGCCGCGGCCTTCATCGTCGTGGCCATCGGCGGCGGGGAGCTGTTCCCGATTGTCTACCTGCTGATGGCCTTCCTGGTGGCGTTCCTGCCGCGCAACGCGGGGCTGACGCTGCTGGGTGTGGCGCTGGTGTTCGACGCGCTGGTGACGCTCGCCGGGCACGTGCCGAACTGGTCTGGCTTCGCCACGCACGCGGCCTTCCTGGCGCTGTTCTCCGGGCTCTACCACCTGGTGCTGGCGGCGCGGATGGCCGCGGCGCGCCGGGCGGAGAGCGACGCGGTGCAGAAGCGCATCCGCGAAGTGGAGGAGCGCGCGCGCACCTTCCGCCTCGTGTCCTCCGGCACGCAGGACAGCTTCAGCGGCATGAGCAGCGACGAGAAGTGGCTCGTCGCCTCCGTGAAGGAGATCGAGGGCGCGGTGCATGCGGCGCTCGAAATCGCCGAGACGGGCCTGCGCACGCACACCTGCGCGGCGTTCCTGCTCACCTCGGATGACCGGAGCCTCAAGCTGTACGACTGCCGCTCGGGCTCCGAGCGCGTGCAGCGCGAGCGCTTCTCCGCCGGCGAGGGCATCATCGGCGGCGTGCTCAAGCGCCGGGCGCCGGTGCGGATGAACTCGCCGCAGGGGCTCAAGGGCGTGACGCACTACGAGGGCAGCGCGCCCACGGTGCAGGCGCTGCTCGCCGTCCCCATCCTCGAGGGCAGCGGCCTGGTCCGCGGCGTGCTGGTGGCGGACCGCGTGGCCAACGAGCCCTTCAGCGACCAGGACGAGAAGCTGCTGTCCATCATCGCCGGCGAGGTGCTGCGCTCCATCGAGGTGGAGCGGGTGATGAGCTACATCCGCAAGACGCGCGACGAGAAGGACCGGTTCTTCCGCGCGATTGAGGAGCTGAACCGCGCGGGCAGCCCGGACCAGGTCTTCGTCGCCGTGCTGGAGAGCACCCGGCACCTGGCGGGGCTGGACTTCTGCGCGGTGACGCTGGTGTCCGAGGTGGACGGCAAGCGGATGCACCGCGTGGTGCGCATGTCCGGTGTCACGGCCCAGGGCCAGGCGCTGGAGGGCCAGTCCTTCCCGGACAACAACGGGCTCGTCGCCAACGTGGTGCGCTACGGCGCGCCGCTGCCGGGCCGGGACATCAAGGCGATGGACCGGCAGATCATCTTCGACGACGAGACGCAGATTCGGGGCTTGGGCGCGCTGAAGATCTTCCCGCTGGTGGCGGGGGACCGCATCCTCGGCACGCTCGTCGCGGGCTCGCGCAAGAAGGCCGCGTTCGAGCAGGACGTGCTGCGGATGATCGAGGTCATCGCCATCCAGGCCGCCCAGGCGGTGCTGCGCGCGCAGCTCTACGAGCAGATGGAGCGGATGGCCACCACGGACGGCCTCACCGGCCTGTTCAACCACCGCACCTTCCAGACGAAGGCGGACGAAATCCTCGCGCAGGCGCGGCGCTACCAGCGCAAGTGCTCGGTCGTCCTCACCGACGTGGACCACTTCAAGAGCGTCAACGACACCTACGGCCACCCCACGGGAGACCAGGTGCTCAAGGGCGTGGCGCGCATCATCAAGTCGCTGGCGCGCGACACGGACATCGTCGCCCGCTACGGCGGCGAGGAGTTCGTCATCGTCATGCCGGAGACGGATGCCAAGGGCGCCTACACCATCTCCGAGCGCATCCGCGAGGCGGTGAAGGCCGAGGTCTTCCAGACCGAGATGGGCCCGCTGAAGATCACCATGTCGCTGGGCATCGCCACCTTCCCCGACAACGGGATGGAGAAGCAGCAGCTCATCGACCTCGCCGACCAGTGCCTGTACCACTCCAAGCGCAATGGCCGGAACCAGTCCGTCACCGTCGCGCAGATGCAGGGCGGCCGGAAGCTCCAGGTGGCGGACGCTTCCTGA
- a CDS encoding di-heme oxidoredictase family protein, producing MRNRTAGLAVVVLVTALLAFDSFAATYGATQSGSSAIFYVDTTSWADIHLIKNNGGQLNYRMAIINGRNEYTVTGLVAGDFIDYSFTYWDVSCNCAKDTAWARYTHGGTQPPPVDSGTPDAGQPPPTDAGQPPPTGNIVPLFDNTTALEPATVENTSTAIITRVGDRVRDRHAREDEYQAYDHYLQFYFQNRTHNVEIIDEVAKGGSRIVVNLRTIYPYDSPDFRAFFRGLNTVAEYFHNADFTTVNDYLYTASVNFNAKEGRAIRIGDRMEIEIGVFLRAPVEGRFNYYSTAMLYIVGTGGIAPFEVSGAQEDSFPMPAAGLSGGATTQNQPMSNEPDNRFLQMAMNMAPVNAQPFVDGRRLHHTNFGDGSHSEQPNPVYTAQANKLGPNFVSTSCISCHVQNGRGLPPAVNTTLGNYVVKVGNASGGADAFLGFRLQPRRTSGTPEADVRISGWTNSSGTFGDGTAYQLRKPTYSFTNVIPTNYSARVTPQLVGMGLLEAVPESAIAALADPNDSNGDGISGKMQTVRDPETGATRLGRFGWKAGAAKLKHQVADALVNDMGVTSPVFTAMDCGPQQSGCSGTSTELAAADLDKLTRYIALLGVPSRRDYRDATALSGETLFASAGCAKCHTATLTTSQYHPNAELRSQTIHAYTDLLLHDMGSGLADNLGEGQATGSEWRTPPLWGIGLTAGVSGGEAYLHDGRARNLTEAILWHGGEAQNAKNAFSGMSAANRAALLKFLQSL from the coding sequence ATGCGCAACAGAACAGCAGGACTTGCAGTGGTGGTTCTCGTCACCGCCCTTCTGGCGTTTGACTCATTCGCGGCAACCTACGGCGCCACGCAGTCTGGCTCCTCCGCCATCTTCTACGTCGACACCACGTCGTGGGCGGACATCCACCTCATCAAGAACAATGGAGGGCAGCTCAACTACCGGATGGCCATCATCAACGGCCGCAACGAGTACACGGTGACGGGGCTCGTCGCGGGCGACTTCATCGACTACTCGTTCACGTACTGGGACGTGTCCTGCAACTGTGCCAAGGACACCGCGTGGGCGCGGTATACGCACGGCGGCACGCAACCTCCACCCGTGGACTCGGGCACGCCAGACGCCGGCCAACCTCCGCCAACGGACGCCGGCCAGCCTCCTCCGACGGGGAACATCGTCCCCCTCTTCGACAACACCACGGCGCTGGAGCCGGCCACGGTGGAGAACACCTCCACGGCCATCATCACCCGCGTCGGTGACCGCGTCCGTGATCGCCACGCGCGCGAGGACGAGTACCAGGCCTACGACCACTACCTGCAGTTCTACTTCCAGAACCGCACGCACAACGTCGAAATCATCGACGAGGTCGCCAAGGGCGGCAGCCGTATCGTCGTCAACCTCCGCACCATCTACCCGTACGACAGCCCGGACTTCCGCGCGTTCTTCCGTGGCCTCAACACCGTGGCCGAGTACTTCCACAACGCGGACTTCACCACCGTCAACGACTACCTCTACACGGCCAGCGTGAACTTCAACGCGAAGGAAGGCCGCGCCATCCGCATCGGAGATCGGATGGAAATCGAGATTGGTGTCTTCCTTCGGGCACCGGTGGAAGGCCGGTTCAACTACTACTCCACGGCCATGCTCTACATCGTCGGCACCGGCGGCATCGCCCCGTTCGAGGTGTCCGGCGCGCAGGAGGACTCGTTCCCCATGCCGGCGGCCGGCCTGAGCGGCGGCGCGACGACGCAGAACCAGCCCATGTCCAACGAGCCGGACAACCGGTTCCTGCAGATGGCGATGAACATGGCCCCGGTGAATGCGCAGCCCTTCGTGGATGGCCGCCGCCTGCACCACACGAACTTCGGGGACGGCAGCCACTCCGAGCAGCCCAACCCCGTGTACACCGCACAGGCGAACAAGCTGGGCCCCAACTTCGTCTCGACGTCCTGCATCTCCTGCCACGTGCAGAACGGCCGCGGCCTGCCGCCCGCCGTCAACACCACGCTGGGCAACTACGTGGTCAAGGTGGGCAACGCCAGCGGCGGCGCGGACGCCTTCCTCGGCTTCCGCCTGCAGCCCCGCCGCACCAGCGGCACTCCCGAGGCGGACGTCCGCATCTCCGGGTGGACCAACAGCAGCGGCACGTTCGGCGACGGCACCGCGTACCAGCTGCGCAAGCCGACCTACAGCTTCACGAATGTCATCCCCACCAACTACTCCGCCCGCGTCACGCCGCAGCTGGTGGGCATGGGCCTGCTGGAGGCGGTGCCGGAGAGCGCCATCGCCGCGCTGGCGGACCCGAACGACAGCAACGGGGACGGCATCTCCGGGAAGATGCAGACGGTGCGTGATCCGGAGACGGGCGCGACGCGGCTGGGCCGCTTCGGCTGGAAGGCCGGCGCGGCGAAGCTGAAGCACCAGGTGGCGGACGCCCTCGTGAATGACATGGGCGTCACCTCGCCCGTCTTCACGGCCATGGACTGCGGCCCGCAGCAGTCGGGCTGCTCGGGCACCAGCACGGAGCTGGCCGCGGCGGACCTGGACAAGCTCACGCGCTACATCGCGCTGCTCGGAGTCCCGTCGCGCCGCGACTACCGCGACGCCACCGCCCTGAGCGGCGAGACGCTGTTCGCCAGCGCGGGTTGCGCGAAGTGCCACACGGCCACGCTGACCACCAGCCAGTACCACCCGAACGCGGAGCTGCGCAGCCAGACCATCCACGCATACACGGACCTGCTGCTGCACGACATGGGCTCGGGCCTGGCCGACAACCTCGGCGAGGGCCAGGCCACGGGCTCCGAGTGGCGCACGCCCCCACTGTGGGGCATCGGCCTGACGGCGGGCGTCAGCGGCGGCGAGGCCTACCTGCACGACGGCCGCGCCCGCAACCTCACCGAGGCCATCCTCTGGCACGGCGGTGAGGCGCAGAACGCGAAGAACGCCTTCTCCGGCATGAGCGCCGCGAACCGCGCCGCGCTGCTCAAGTTCCTGCAGTCGCTGTAG
- a CDS encoding class I SAM-dependent methyltransferase has protein sequence MAPIPLAVTTSTKVDAAQIREARAVASRWGLPFLPRRSKEGIAPWLGVKTDALLVVGGDGVTLWDAEGSFAFHAGMAHLRRMRLREGEPDAFVRVAELKPGDSVLDCTLGLAQDALVAALAVGPTGRVVGLEKSLALGVVAGEGLRRYELGPDSGPIEVRHADAREYLKTLPSGAFDVVFFDPMFAKPKKAQPAFEVLRRFAEHAPLTPETLAEGRRVARRWVVVKGAKYSDDLKKLGLAEEPGSRFTDVVWGRLGPVAVP, from the coding sequence ATGGCTCCGATTCCGCTCGCGGTGACGACCAGCACGAAGGTGGACGCGGCCCAGATTCGCGAGGCCCGCGCCGTGGCGTCGCGCTGGGGGCTGCCGTTCCTTCCCCGTCGTTCGAAGGAAGGCATCGCCCCGTGGCTCGGGGTGAAGACGGACGCATTGCTGGTGGTGGGCGGTGACGGCGTGACGCTGTGGGACGCGGAGGGCTCGTTCGCCTTCCACGCGGGCATGGCCCACCTGCGCCGCATGCGCCTGCGCGAGGGCGAGCCGGATGCCTTCGTGCGTGTGGCGGAGCTGAAGCCCGGGGACTCGGTGCTGGACTGCACGCTGGGGCTGGCGCAGGACGCGCTGGTGGCTGCGCTGGCGGTGGGACCAACGGGGCGCGTGGTGGGACTGGAGAAGAGCCTGGCGCTGGGCGTGGTGGCCGGGGAGGGGCTGCGCCGCTACGAGCTGGGGCCGGACTCGGGGCCCATCGAGGTGCGGCACGCGGATGCGCGCGAGTATCTGAAGACACTGCCGTCCGGCGCGTTCGACGTCGTCTTCTTCGACCCGATGTTCGCGAAGCCGAAGAAGGCGCAGCCCGCGTTCGAGGTGCTGCGCCGCTTCGCCGAGCACGCGCCGCTGACGCCGGAGACGCTGGCGGAAGGGCGCCGGGTGGCGCGGCGCTGGGTGGTGGTGAAGGGGGCGAAGTACTCGGATGACCTGAAGAAGCTCGGGCTCGCGGAGGAGCCGGGCTCGCGCTTCACGGACGTCGTCTGGGGACGGCTGGGGCCGGTGGCGGTTCCGTAG
- a CDS encoding P1 family peptidase produces the protein MRRIARAWCVLGLLMGGPAAALAPKEEKMADEKKAPAEARVRARELGVAPGIFTPGPHNGLTDVAGVRVGHTTLMAGDSVRTGVTAILPHGGNLFRERVPAAIHVANGFGKLLGSTQVNELGELESPVLLTCTLCVWRVADALVGWMLEQPGMEDVRSINPVVGETNDGRLNAIRTRPVGEKEVRAALAQASTGPVVEGSVGAGTGTVAFGWKGGIGTSSRVLPKKLGGYTVGVLVQSNFGGVLQVLGAPVGRALGRYAFQKDVEERGDGSIMIVVATDAPLEHRNLRRLAERATLGLGRTGSSASNGSGDYVIAFSTADSVRRAFNAERLTAETLGNDALSPLFQAVVEATEEAIYNSLFMASTVSGNGQKVEAIPLSSVREVLRRHGIGQAGRP, from the coding sequence ATGCGGCGCATTGCACGGGCGTGGTGCGTGCTGGGCCTGCTGATGGGGGGACCGGCGGCCGCGCTCGCCCCGAAGGAGGAGAAGATGGCGGACGAGAAGAAGGCGCCTGCGGAGGCACGTGTGCGGGCACGGGAGCTCGGGGTGGCGCCGGGCATCTTCACGCCGGGGCCGCACAACGGCCTCACCGACGTGGCCGGCGTGCGGGTGGGGCACACCACGCTGATGGCCGGCGACTCGGTGCGCACGGGCGTCACGGCCATCCTCCCGCACGGAGGGAACCTGTTCCGCGAGCGGGTGCCGGCCGCCATCCACGTGGCGAATGGCTTCGGCAAGCTGCTCGGCAGCACGCAGGTGAACGAGCTGGGAGAGCTGGAGTCTCCCGTGCTGCTCACCTGCACGCTGTGCGTCTGGCGCGTGGCGGATGCGCTGGTGGGCTGGATGCTGGAGCAGCCCGGCATGGAGGACGTGCGCTCCATCAACCCGGTGGTGGGCGAGACGAACGACGGGCGGCTCAACGCCATCCGCACGCGGCCGGTGGGTGAGAAGGAGGTGCGGGCCGCGCTCGCGCAGGCGTCCACGGGGCCGGTGGTGGAGGGCAGCGTGGGGGCGGGGACCGGGACGGTGGCCTTCGGGTGGAAGGGAGGCATCGGCACGTCGTCGCGCGTGCTGCCGAAGAAGCTGGGCGGCTACACCGTGGGTGTGCTGGTGCAGTCCAACTTCGGAGGCGTGTTGCAGGTGCTGGGCGCGCCGGTGGGCAGGGCGCTGGGGCGCTACGCGTTCCAAAAGGATGTGGAGGAGCGAGGGGACGGGTCGATCATGATTGTCGTCGCCACGGACGCGCCGCTGGAGCACCGGAATCTCAGGAGACTGGCGGAGCGCGCCACGCTGGGGCTGGGACGCACGGGGTCCTCGGCGTCGAATGGCTCCGGGGACTACGTCATCGCGTTCTCCACGGCGGACTCGGTGCGCCGGGCCTTCAACGCCGAGCGGCTGACGGCGGAGACGCTGGGCAACGACGCGCTGTCGCCGCTGTTCCAGGCGGTGGTGGAGGCGACGGAGGAGGCCATCTACAATTCGCTCTTCATGGCCAGCACGGTGAGCGGGAATGGCCAGAAGGTGGAAGCGATTCCCCTGTCGAGCGTGCGCGAGGTGCTGCGCCGGCATGGAATCGGGCAGGCCGGGAGACCCTGA